The genomic segment AGACGCGGTCAGACCAGCAATCGCGCCCGGCTGGCCGTCCCGGACGATCAGCACGTCGAGTTTCCCGTCATCGACGGCCGCATCCGGCGACACCACCATCCCTCCACCGGACGTGCGGCCATTGGCAAAAAACACGTTGAGCGCGGTGAATTTCTCTGAGGGTTCGCCGTCGCAACGCAGTTCAATCTCAAATGTCTCCAGGTTCTTGATCACGTCGATGATTCCTCGCAAGTAACAAAACGCCCCCCAGCGTTCCTTGAGTTCATCCGTCATCACTTCCAGGTAACGTCCGCTGTTGCCGCCGGTGACCATGTTCGCGCACCAGCCTCGTTCGCTGGGTGTTTCGAACTCGACGACATCAAGCGGCGACTCATGCTGAGACAGCAGCACGTCGATCGCCTGCTCGGGAACAAAAGGAATCTGCAATCCTCGGGCAAGGTCGTTGCCGGTTCCCAACGGCAAAACGGCGAATGTGGCTTTGACTTCTTTGCCATTTGCGCGGGCCTGCATTATGGCGGAGACGACCTGGCGAACCGTACCGTCGCCGCCTGCCGCCGCGATGACGCCGGGGCGTGAAACGCGTTCGAACACGGCCTGTTCTGTTTCTGAGGTGCCGTCGACTTCCAGAACCTCGACGTGCGGATGCTTGTCGAGTTCGGTTCGCATCGCGTCGGCGCGCTGACCCGACGTGGAGGAAGGATGCCAGATGACAGTACAGGGTTGGCGTTCAGGCATGAATCCGTTCGATCAATTGAGGGAGGAAGCAAGTTCATTTGCAGTCGCGACGAGTTGTCGCAGCCAATCTTCAATCGCACGATGCTCTTTCAAGATACCGCGTCGTTCGGCAACGAGGGCGCCGCTGGCGAGCGCCAACCGGTCATCGTTCTGTGCCTGGACAAGAGTGAGAAATGCGCGGCGGCGCGGCGGCGTCCAATAGGCACGCAATGAATTTTCGTCCGCTCCCAGCAGATGCACGCCGCGATCAAACTCATTGTCGCCGGTCAACACATGACCATCGGCGACATTGGTGAGATCACCGATGACGCCAGGCGCGGCCTCGGCCGACATGCCATTCGGAACTCCAGGAACGTCCACTTTCACGCGGGCCACCACAACCCCGCCCCCGCTGTCCGAACTGTCGGTCGCGATCCGTAGATCCACTTTCCGCTCGTCCAACTGGCCGCTGACCACCGGACCTTCGGGAGCGATGTGATACTTGAGCTTGAGATGTCGAGCCGCCCGCTTCCAGGCATCTTCCCGCTGTCGGCCCACGAGCCGTGCGATGAACACAATCACCCCGATGCCGATCACGAGGACCGCCAGCCATCCGGGATGAAAGGATTCGAACCAGCTCTGCATCGTGGACTCTCGTTCTGATCGAGGACGAACCGCCCACGGTCGATTTCGACCGCGGCACCGTTCTCTCTCGTAGGAGACGAAGATAGGGCAAATCGCGGGCCATTGCACCCGCCTGAGAAAAAGGCGGAAAGATCGGCAAAACCATGCCGCGTCAGCCAATCCACACGGTTTTCATATTCACGAATTCGCGAATGCCGGCCTCGCCTAATTCGCGGCCGTAACCGGAGTTTTTGATCCCGCCGAAGGGGACGCTGGCATCCGACATCGTGACCTGATTGATGAAGACGCAACCGGATTCAATTCTGGCGGCCAGCTTTTCGGCCTGTTCGATATCCTTTGTCCAGATGCTGGAGCCCAACCCAAACGACGATTGATTGGCCAGCGCCACCGCTTCATCGGCATCGGCGGCCTTGATGATCGGCGCGACGGGTCCGAATAACTCTTCGCGAAAGGCGGTCATTTGGGGACTGACGTCACTGAAAACGGTCGGTTCGTAGAACCAGCCCTTGCGGTCGACAGGCTTGCCGCCGGTGAGCAGTTTGCCCCCTTCCTTCACGGTCGAGCGGACTTGCTGATGGAGCGTATCGCGGAGGTCTTTTCTGGCGAGCGGACCGATGGCTGAAGATTCGTCGAGAGGATCCCCCACCGTCAGCGACTTCATCTGCGCCGTCATTGCGTCGACGAATTCGTCGTAGCACTCGTCATGGACGATAAAGCGTTTGGCGGCGATGCAGCTTTGCCCGTTATTCATCGTGCGGGCTTCGACCGCTTTTTGCGCGGTGGTCTCGATGTCGACCCCTGGTAAAACGATGAACGGGTCGGAGCCTCCGAGTTCCAGCACGCATTTCTTGAGATGACGGCCCGCCGCTTCAGCTACAGCGCGTCCGGCCAGTTCACTGCCGGTGAGCGTCACTGCCTTGATTTCGTTTGAGGAAATCAGCGGCAGAATCGACTGTCGTCCGGTGTTCAGCGAGCAGAACACGCCAGCGGGATAGCCGGCTTTCAAAAAGATCTCTTCAATCCGCGCGGCCGAGCCCAGGACATTCGTTGCATGTTTGAGGACGCAGACGTT from the Planctomicrobium piriforme genome contains:
- a CDS encoding diacylglycerol/lipid kinase family protein, whose product is MPERQPCTVIWHPSSTSGQRADAMRTELDKHPHVEVLEVDGTSETEQAVFERVSRPGVIAAAGGDGTVRQVVSAIMQARANGKEVKATFAVLPLGTGNDLARGLQIPFVPEQAIDVLLSQHESPLDVVEFETPSERGWCANMVTGGNSGRYLEVMTDELKERWGAFCYLRGIIDVIKNLETFEIELRCDGEPSEKFTALNVFFANGRTSGGGMVVSPDAAVDDGKLDVLIVRDGQPGAIAGLTASYFLSDYKSHDLIAFRRASQIVLKANPDLLLTADGDSIGATPLTLKVHPAALQVKTPAASAMQAD
- a CDS encoding NAD-dependent succinate-semialdehyde dehydrogenase, whose product is MRKQELFSSINPTTETILAEYPALSEEELRSKVKGAAAAFQDWSQTSITHRADLLKSLKTELLSQRDDFAKLMTLEMGKPILQARAEIEKCAGLCDYYRTHGPQFLAPETVTGNTARKSYVRFDPLGPVLAVMPWNFPCWQVLRFAIPGLLAGNVCVLKHATNVLGSAARIEEIFLKAGYPAGVFCSLNTGRQSILPLISSNEIKAVTLTGSELAGRAVAEAAGRHLKKCVLELGGSDPFIVLPGVDIETTAQKAVEARTMNNGQSCIAAKRFIVHDECYDEFVDAMTAQMKSLTVGDPLDESSAIGPLARKDLRDTLHQQVRSTVKEGGKLLTGGKPVDRKGWFYEPTVFSDVSPQMTAFREELFGPVAPIIKAADADEAVALANQSSFGLGSSIWTKDIEQAEKLAARIESGCVFINQVTMSDASVPFGGIKNSGYGRELGEAGIREFVNMKTVWIG